Proteins from a genomic interval of Nostoc sp. TCL240-02:
- a CDS encoding DUF4912 domain-containing protein, translating to MWQQEKKDTSIIRLILWVALATTPMAAGLLVSEPILAQSKPESPSFTLPQTVQNGTTIRIDGSNTLGAINESLKENFEKQFSGTKVEVGANGTDTALKDLLDGKIDIVAMGRGLTPAEKAQGLEQVRLRREKIAIVVSADNPFKGSLTSRQFARIFRGQITNWSQLGGSPGKIRLIDHPNTSETRNTFRTYPAFKTAEFATGSSATQLTEDNTAEIIKQLGKDGISYVLANQVSKLQNVRVLQLHQALPDDAKYPFSQPLVYVYKKNPSLSIVDFLGFTLAPAGQQAIEQARTSEATAIATNVSQPIVTPSPSAQTTPAATASPSATASAFGEQPFVAPADTQKSPVVNKEVPFWVLLPLFFVSVIAALAWWTLGKNPSSDEKTDNLPESNPHPPDPEDGETAVLNASTAASINGAMLEEQPVSQFQEQETPDRTPFNIYAQTQSDLAENGTHGTSNLVQEATNGTSNLYEGTTSTLTNGAGAAALTGGTALATGIGAATWSAFNNKETETNAIDETVGLSNYIETNTPDSDEVAWDIEAPAAVVNTPYPHLGNLPEEISSDVELPSSEVTASLPELPDVPEVTSDLEYWDTEISEDEIDEELQAELNWLQSITSIEDTDELPLPDSGEVEPSPLPPSPLLNLPELPDVDVFNVVADAAEPPIEVVDEESQTEPTVGEGAAENDSIDFAGVAALAAGAGIGAWAINLGLDTQGETDTTIDNVPIAAETDIHLGDTEDESSEEESNILLTPHTSTSANVSWEISEAKKAELWQQGGSQLVVRLYDVTGIDLSYQTPQLVQQYECAETAHDRFVEIPINDRDYIAEIGYIAYGEYWLFIARSAILRVFSPVNPDPIVDDVVNTAETTIGLGHVEEESSILLTPHTSTSAHVSWEVSETKKAALRQQGGSQFIVRLYDVTGIDLSYQSPQLVKQYESEETVNEGLADVPASDRDYIAEIGYLADGDAYGGKQRWLFIARSAVVRFFSPVHPDPIVDDVAIADETDIHLVDVEEESSLVLTPRTYQWADVSWEISETKKAELQQQGGSKLVVRLYDATGIDLSYQHPQFVQQYECEETANDRFVEIPISDRDYIAEIGYLADGGRWLFIARSAIARVFSPVHTDSTVENGALPSETAINLVNVEEKSSEEESNILLTPRTPKWAYVSWHISQTQNKALQQQGGSQLVVRLYDVTGIDLSYQSPQLVQQYECEEVARDRFVAIPVSDRDYMVEIGYIADSERWLLIARSPNVRVFSRSHEDFWFVADAELIIHGATQPNTSVNIAGHPIKIKPDGTFHLRLPFSDGLMDYLITVATDGESTKTIHKKFSQETSEN from the coding sequence ATGTGGCAACAAGAAAAAAAAGATACTTCGATAATCAGGCTGATATTATGGGTTGCTTTAGCTACAACTCCTATGGCAGCAGGTTTGCTGGTATCAGAACCTATACTGGCGCAATCTAAACCTGAGTCTCCTTCTTTTACACTGCCGCAAACAGTGCAGAATGGAACGACAATTCGGATTGATGGTTCAAATACTTTGGGTGCAATCAACGAAAGCCTGAAAGAGAATTTTGAAAAACAGTTTTCGGGTACTAAGGTTGAAGTTGGTGCTAATGGCACTGATACAGCACTGAAAGATTTACTAGATGGCAAAATTGACATCGTAGCAATGGGGCGGGGGTTGACACCAGCAGAAAAAGCTCAAGGACTAGAGCAAGTCCGCTTGCGCCGTGAGAAGATCGCGATCGTGGTTAGCGCAGATAATCCTTTCAAAGGCAGCTTGACTAGTAGGCAATTTGCCCGGATTTTCCGGGGACAAATTACAAATTGGTCACAACTAGGAGGATCACCAGGGAAAATTAGATTAATCGATCACCCTAATACAAGTGAGACTCGCAATACTTTCCGCACTTATCCAGCCTTCAAGACTGCTGAATTTGCTACAGGGTCTAGTGCTACCCAACTAACTGAGGATAATACCGCAGAAATCATCAAACAACTGGGTAAAGATGGCATTAGCTATGTGTTAGCTAATCAGGTGTCGAAGCTGCAAAATGTGCGAGTTCTGCAATTACATCAAGCCTTACCAGATGACGCAAAATATCCTTTCTCGCAACCTTTAGTTTATGTTTACAAAAAAAATCCCAGCTTAAGCATAGTAGATTTTCTCGGCTTTACCCTGGCACCCGCAGGACAGCAGGCTATAGAACAAGCAAGAACATCTGAAGCAACTGCGATCGCAACCAACGTATCACAACCTATTGTCACGCCTTCTCCCAGTGCCCAGACAACACCTGCTGCGACAGCTTCCCCTAGTGCTACTGCTTCTGCATTTGGCGAACAGCCTTTTGTCGCTCCTGCCGATACACAAAAAAGTCCAGTTGTCAACAAAGAAGTACCATTTTGGGTACTGCTACCTTTGTTTTTTGTTAGTGTAATTGCAGCGTTGGCCTGGTGGACTCTCGGAAAAAACCCATCATCCGATGAGAAAACAGACAACTTACCAGAATCAAATCCTCATCCACCCGATCCAGAAGATGGAGAAACAGCAGTACTTAATGCCAGCACAGCTGCCTCCATTAACGGAGCGATGCTTGAAGAACAGCCAGTTTCACAATTCCAAGAGCAAGAAACCCCCGATCGCACTCCTTTCAATATCTATGCTCAAACCCAATCTGACCTGGCTGAAAATGGTACTCACGGGACATCCAATTTAGTCCAAGAGGCAACTAATGGCACTTCTAACCTCTATGAAGGCACAACCTCTACTCTAACTAATGGAGCGGGAGCCGCAGCTTTAACTGGTGGTACGGCTTTAGCAACAGGCATCGGGGCGGCTACCTGGTCTGCCTTTAACAACAAAGAAACAGAAACAAACGCAATTGATGAGACGGTCGGACTAAGTAATTATATTGAGACAAATACACCCGATTCTGATGAGGTTGCATGGGATATAGAAGCCCCAGCAGCCGTAGTAAATACTCCATATCCTCACTTGGGAAATCTTCCTGAAGAAATATCTTCTGATGTAGAACTGCCTTCATCTGAGGTAACAGCCTCACTACCCGAATTACCAGATGTGCCAGAAGTAACATCTGATTTGGAATATTGGGACACAGAAATTTCTGAAGATGAGATAGATGAGGAACTTCAAGCAGAATTGAACTGGCTACAGAGTATCACCTCAATTGAAGATACAGATGAATTGCCCTTACCAGACTCTGGCGAAGTGGAACCTTCACCGTTACCACCATCTCCACTGCTCAATTTGCCAGAATTGCCAGATGTAGATGTATTCAATGTGGTAGCAGATGCAGCCGAACCTCCTATCGAGGTGGTAGACGAAGAATCTCAAACAGAGCCAACTGTTGGGGAAGGTGCTGCTGAGAATGACTCCATAGATTTTGCAGGCGTTGCGGCTTTAGCAGCAGGCGCAGGGATTGGAGCCTGGGCGATAAATCTGGGATTAGACACTCAAGGAGAAACTGATACTACGATTGACAATGTGCCAATCGCAGCCGAAACAGATATCCACTTGGGAGATACAGAAGATGAGAGCAGTGAAGAAGAAAGCAACATACTGCTCACACCGCATACTTCGACATCAGCTAATGTCTCTTGGGAGATTTCCGAAGCCAAGAAAGCAGAACTGTGGCAACAAGGCGGTTCTCAATTGGTAGTGCGACTGTATGATGTGACTGGCATTGACTTGAGTTATCAAACTCCCCAGCTTGTCCAGCAGTATGAATGTGCAGAGACAGCACACGATCGCTTTGTGGAAATTCCCATCAACGATCGCGACTACATAGCTGAAATTGGTTATATCGCTTATGGCGAGTACTGGTTATTTATCGCCCGTTCCGCAATTCTTCGTGTCTTCAGTCCTGTGAATCCAGATCCCATAGTTGATGATGTGGTGAACACAGCCGAAACAACTATTGGTTTGGGACATGTTGAAGAAGAGAGCAGTATTTTGCTTACACCACATACTTCCACATCGGCTCATGTCTCTTGGGAAGTTTCCGAAACCAAGAAAGCAGCACTGCGTCAACAGGGCGGCTCTCAATTTATAGTGCGGCTGTATGATGTGACTGGGATTGACTTGAGCTATCAAAGTCCTCAGCTTGTCAAGCAGTATGAATCTGAAGAGACAGTAAACGAGGGACTGGCCGATGTTCCCGCCAGCGATCGCGATTATATAGCTGAAATTGGTTATCTTGCTGATGGCGATGCCTACGGCGGTAAACAACGCTGGTTATTCATTGCTCGTTCAGCAGTTGTTCGTTTCTTCAGTCCTGTGCATCCAGATCCGATCGTTGATGATGTGGCGATTGCAGATGAAACAGATATTCACTTAGTAGATGTTGAAGAAGAGAGCAGTCTTGTCCTTACACCTCGCACTTACCAATGGGCTGATGTCTCTTGGGAGATATCCGAAACCAAGAAAGCAGAACTGCAACAACAGGGCGGCTCTAAATTGGTAGTGCGGTTATATGATGCAACTGGGATTGACTTGAGTTATCAACATCCTCAATTTGTCCAACAATATGAATGTGAAGAGACTGCAAACGATCGCTTTGTGGAAATTCCCATCAGCGATCGCGATTATATAGCTGAAATTGGTTATCTCGCTGATGGCGGTCGCTGGTTATTTATTGCCCGTTCTGCGATCGCTCGTGTCTTCAGTCCTGTTCATACAGATTCCACCGTTGAAAATGGAGCCTTACCAAGCGAAACAGCTATTAACTTGGTAAACGTAGAAGAAAAGAGTAGTGAAGAAGAAAGCAACATACTGCTTACACCCCGCACTCCTAAATGGGCTTATGTCTCTTGGCACATTTCCCAGACTCAGAACAAAGCGCTGCAACAACAGGGCGGTTCTCAATTGGTAGTGCGGCTTTACGATGTAACTGGGATTGACTTGAGTTATCAAAGTCCCCAGCTTGTACAGCAGTATGAATGTGAAGAAGTAGCCCGCGATCGCTTTGTGGCGATTCCCGTGAGCGATCGGGACTATATGGTTGAAATTGGTTATATAGCTGATAGCGAGCGTTGGTTACTCATCGCCCGTTCACCTAATGTTCGCGTTTTCAGTCGTTCCCACGAAGATTTTTGGTTTGTAGCAGATGCTGAGTTGATTATTCACGGAGCAACCCAACCAAATACAAGCGTAAACATTGCTGGACATCCCATCAAAATCAAACCCGATGGTACTTTCCACCTGCGTCTTCCCTTTTCAGATGGTTTAATGGACTATCTCATAACAGTCGCTACTGATGGAGAATCCACCAAAACCATCCATAAAAAGTTCTCTCAGGAAACTTCAGAGAACTAG
- a CDS encoding precorrin-8X methylmutase, with protein MNAGCLTIKELTDAVGGGLTPRMVRHYHQLGLLPQPVRSHSNYRLYTKTDVLRLQRIVALKQQGFQLNHIRNILEMEPEAETTTNLMGQLQQQYRAVMQQISQLRQTASALEGLLGRDRHCQIIQAEVLAQLKLLDVETQAGLGGLENLWSGLDAEIHTHSEAFSESLQRLLPDLSNRSEIEQHLISQLVLACGDVSLVSFVKLSRDAIAASRKALSSSCQIVVDTQTVAATLDQTRLLHLGCRTETLIDNPHITTATEAEFAFWQHQEWRSKLLQVNQGCVLVVGYAPSVLVEVCEAISNQKIQPALVIGMPIGFSHAPAAKRQLMQQEIPFITVAGTLGGGALAATALNALVESLIDKPDCHCYLKNIVDSSEC; from the coding sequence ATGAACGCTGGTTGCTTAACTATTAAAGAACTCACTGATGCGGTTGGCGGCGGTTTAACTCCGCGGATGGTGCGCCATTATCATCAATTGGGACTGCTACCGCAACCAGTACGATCGCACAGCAATTACCGTCTCTATACCAAAACAGATGTTCTCAGGTTGCAACGGATTGTTGCATTGAAGCAGCAAGGGTTTCAGCTAAACCATATCCGCAATATTTTGGAGATGGAACCAGAGGCGGAGACAACTACAAACCTGATGGGACAACTCCAGCAGCAATATCGCGCGGTGATGCAACAAATTTCTCAACTGCGGCAAACTGCATCAGCATTAGAAGGATTATTGGGGCGCGATCGCCATTGTCAAATTATCCAGGCGGAAGTTTTGGCACAACTCAAGTTACTTGATGTCGAAACTCAAGCCGGATTGGGGGGATTGGAAAATCTTTGGAGTGGCTTGGATGCCGAAATTCATACCCATTCAGAAGCTTTTTCCGAATCGCTACAACGCTTACTACCAGATTTATCTAATCGTTCGGAAATTGAACAACACTTAATTTCTCAGTTGGTTTTGGCTTGTGGCGATGTGAGTTTAGTATCCTTTGTGAAATTGAGCCGAGATGCGATCGCAGCTAGTCGAAAAGCCTTATCTTCAAGCTGTCAAATTGTTGTCGATACCCAAACGGTTGCTGCTACTTTAGATCAAACCCGATTACTTCACTTGGGATGCCGCACTGAAACCTTAATTGATAATCCCCACATTACCACTGCCACAGAAGCAGAATTTGCCTTTTGGCAACATCAAGAATGGCGATCAAAATTGCTGCAAGTAAATCAAGGTTGCGTGCTGGTAGTTGGTTATGCTCCCTCAGTACTTGTAGAAGTTTGTGAAGCGATTAGCAATCAAAAAATTCAGCCAGCGTTAGTAATTGGAATGCCCATTGGCTTTAGCCATGCTCCCGCAGCCAAGCGACAACTCATGCAACAAGAGATACCTTTTATTACAGTTGCAGGGACTTTGGGAGGTGGCGCTTTAGCTGCTACTGCCCTAAATGCTTTGGTGGAGTCGCTGATTGATAAGCCAGATTGTCATTGTTATCTCAAAAATATAGTAGATTCTTCTGAGTGCTGA
- a CDS encoding AAA family ATPase — translation MLKRIYIDNFRGLVNFEMNFDSINLFLGGNGTGKSTVFEALRKIQAFVSGRKNLEEIFESTDCTRWQNLKIQRFELEITGNNGHYKYELAIRHNPNKNHIEYERLWFNNQILLKLEDNQFQIFREDTSELENIPFPSSISDFISLISLFSENTNTTKLAWFTKRMQRFIIVQIIPSLMVDGSEKEEISLDFRMENFVSWYRYISEDQGKVSELMKILQDVLEGFVSFKFEQFSERYRTLKLRFTTGEDRKNIIDYRFSELSDGQKVLIALYTLLYCTQSEDYTLCIDEPENFLALPEIQPWLVQLYDLCSEQKIQALLISHHPELINYLLASPIGYWFERQSNAPVRVKKISNEVAESTGLPVSELIARGWLYEPA, via the coding sequence ATGCTAAAGCGAATTTATATTGATAACTTTCGCGGCTTGGTAAATTTTGAGATGAATTTTGACTCGATTAACCTGTTTCTTGGTGGTAATGGGACAGGTAAATCAACTGTTTTTGAAGCCTTGCGGAAAATTCAAGCTTTTGTAAGTGGTCGCAAAAACCTAGAAGAAATTTTTGAATCTACTGACTGTACTCGCTGGCAAAATTTAAAAATTCAGCGTTTTGAGTTAGAAATTACTGGCAATAATGGTCATTATAAATATGAGTTGGCTATTAGACATAATCCAAATAAAAATCATATTGAATATGAGCGTCTCTGGTTTAATAACCAAATCTTGCTAAAGTTAGAGGACAATCAATTTCAAATTTTTCGAGAAGATACTTCTGAATTAGAAAATATTCCATTCCCTTCTTCTATTTCAGACTTTATTTCTCTGATATCGTTGTTTTCTGAAAATACTAATACTACAAAGCTAGCTTGGTTTACAAAAAGAATGCAACGATTCATTATTGTACAAATAATTCCTAGTCTTATGGTTGATGGCAGCGAGAAGGAAGAAATAAGTCTAGATTTTAGAATGGAAAATTTTGTTTCTTGGTATCGTTATATTTCAGAAGATCAAGGTAAGGTTTCTGAACTTATGAAAATACTACAAGATGTTTTAGAGGGTTTTGTAAGTTTTAAGTTTGAACAGTTTAGTGAAAGATATCGAACTTTAAAATTGCGATTTACAACAGGTGAAGATAGAAAAAATATTATTGATTATCGTTTTAGCGAATTATCCGATGGACAAAAAGTGCTAATTGCTCTGTACACACTTCTTTATTGCACTCAGTCTGAAGATTACACACTGTGTATAGATGAACCAGAGAATTTCTTAGCTCTACCAGAAATTCAGCCTTGGCTAGTTCAGCTTTATGACCTTTGCAGTGAGCAAAAAATTCAAGCTTTGCTAATTTCTCATCATCCTGAATTAATTAATTATCTTTTAGCATCACCTATAGGTTATTGGTTTGAGCGTCAGAGTAATGCACCTGTAAGAGTGAAAAAAATTAGTAATGAAGTTGCTGAAAGTACTGGATTACCTGTTTCGGAACTAATTGCACGGGGATGGCTTTATGAGCCAGCGTAG
- a CDS encoding heavy metal translocating P-type ATPase gives MLYPQGFNQFTKEHTDTLAALLCGLLLFLGWFALHLGWLGLAFLLLPAAYVIGGYESAREGLTTLFKEKELDVDLLMIVAAIGAASLGLWRGEYHLIIDGAILILIFAISGALEGYAMQRTERSIRSLMSLTPDTARVLFQGREEEISISQLKVGDEIVVKPGELIPTDGIILSGYSTLNQAAITGESLPVEKTVGAEVFAGTLNGYGALQIKVHKPAQSSLIQRVIRLVEQAQTEAPPSQQFIDRFEKGYAKVIVVAGVLLATLPPFLWGWDWETTIYRALTFLVVASPCALMAAIMPTLLSGIANGARQGILFKNGAQLEKIGKVRAIAFDKTGTLTTGRLQVSQVIVVSKYTNADVLKAAASVESYSEHPIGKAIVQAAGETVRVFSARRSAKAVPVESKLLNPKGDLDLVGAIQVQAIPGQGIVGIAQEQQVIVGNAVFVQQYVTNLPEELREMAQSLEQEGKTVVWVAQEGRGVGEQGSRGAEVMGVIAIADEVRLQAAATITRLKQLGIEQIVMLTGDNQETAHSVAKAVGIDRVYAQLLPEDKLDVIRSLQQKYQTVAMVGDGINDAPALAQASVGIAMGISGSDVALETADIVLMADKLEKIAVAIHLGRRSQSIVKQNIVVALGFIMLLLVGNFLGSINLPIGVIGHEGSTVLVTLSGLRLLK, from the coding sequence ATGCTCTACCCCCAAGGTTTCAACCAATTCACCAAAGAACACACAGATACCTTAGCAGCCCTTTTATGTGGCTTACTGCTATTTCTCGGATGGTTCGCCTTACATCTCGGCTGGTTGGGATTAGCATTCCTACTTCTACCTGCTGCTTACGTGATTGGTGGTTACGAAAGTGCGCGGGAAGGATTGACTACCCTTTTCAAAGAAAAAGAACTCGATGTAGATTTGCTGATGATTGTGGCGGCGATTGGTGCTGCTAGCCTCGGCTTATGGCGAGGAGAATATCATCTAATTATTGATGGGGCAATTTTGATTCTGATTTTTGCCATCAGTGGCGCATTAGAAGGCTATGCCATGCAGCGAACTGAACGCAGTATCAGGAGTTTGATGAGTTTGACACCAGATACAGCAAGAGTTTTGTTTCAGGGAAGGGAAGAGGAAATTTCTATCAGTCAGTTAAAAGTGGGTGATGAGATTGTTGTTAAACCTGGAGAGTTAATTCCTACTGATGGGATAATTTTATCTGGTTACAGCACCCTCAATCAAGCTGCAATTACAGGCGAGTCTTTACCTGTTGAAAAAACAGTGGGTGCAGAAGTATTTGCTGGCACACTCAACGGCTATGGTGCATTGCAGATTAAGGTACACAAACCAGCCCAAAGCAGTTTGATTCAGCGTGTGATTCGCTTGGTAGAACAGGCGCAAACAGAAGCACCTCCTTCGCAACAGTTTATCGATCGCTTCGAGAAGGGATATGCCAAAGTTATTGTAGTAGCCGGAGTATTACTGGCAACTTTACCGCCGTTTCTTTGGGGTTGGGACTGGGAAACAACAATTTATCGGGCGCTTACTTTCCTAGTGGTTGCTTCTCCTTGTGCGCTGATGGCGGCAATTATGCCCACCCTGCTTTCGGGAATTGCCAATGGTGCAAGACAGGGGATTTTGTTTAAAAATGGGGCGCAGTTGGAGAAGATTGGTAAAGTCCGAGCGATCGCATTTGATAAAACTGGTACTCTGACAACAGGACGGTTGCAGGTATCCCAAGTAATTGTAGTTAGTAAATACACGAATGCAGATGTATTAAAAGCCGCCGCTAGTGTAGAATCCTATTCAGAACATCCCATCGGTAAGGCAATTGTGCAGGCGGCTGGTGAAACAGTTCGAGTCTTCTCTGCGAGACGCTCCGCGAAGGCGGTTCCCGTCGAGTCGAAACTGTTGAACCCGAAGGGTGATTTGGATTTGGTTGGTGCAATCCAAGTACAAGCCATACCTGGACAGGGAATTGTCGGAATCGCTCAAGAACAACAGGTAATCGTAGGGAATGCCGTTTTTGTGCAGCAATATGTCACAAATTTACCTGAAGAATTGCGAGAAATGGCTCAATCTTTAGAGCAAGAAGGTAAAACAGTGGTTTGGGTAGCACAGGAAGGCAGGGGGGTAGGGGAGCAAGGGAGCAGGGGCGCAGAGGTGATGGGTGTAATTGCGATCGCAGATGAAGTAAGATTGCAAGCAGCAGCAACCATTACTCGGTTAAAGCAACTAGGAATTGAGCAAATTGTCATGTTAACTGGGGATAATCAGGAGACTGCTCACAGTGTCGCCAAAGCAGTAGGAATAGATCGGGTATATGCTCAACTTCTACCAGAAGATAAGCTAGATGTTATCCGCAGCTTACAGCAAAAGTATCAAACTGTGGCAATGGTGGGCGATGGAATTAATGATGCACCAGCTTTAGCCCAAGCATCTGTAGGTATAGCGATGGGAATATCTGGTAGTGATGTGGCATTGGAAACCGCAGATATAGTACTGATGGCAGACAAGTTAGAAAAAATTGCCGTAGCGATACATTTGGGGAGGCGATCGCAATCCATAGTCAAACAGAATATAGTCGTAGCATTGGGTTTCATTATGTTGCTTTTGGTGGGCAACTTTCTCGGAAGTATTAACTTACCCATTGGTGTGATTGGGCATGAAGGCTCTACAGTGTTAGTTACCCTCAGTGGTCTAAGATTGCTGAAATAA
- a CDS encoding RpiB/LacA/LacB family sugar-phosphate isomerase, with protein sequence MKIAIGSDERTNLTDKILEELKQRGHEVIPFGSLAENDLEVDWPLSCSKVALAVATQKADEGIVFCWTGTGASIAANKVSGIRAALCHDAETARGARIWNHANVLVLSLRSTTEAIAKEILDAWFSTPFSEDEWNILQMERIRQLEKSALFQQS encoded by the coding sequence ATGAAAATCGCTATTGGCAGTGATGAACGCACCAACCTTACTGATAAGATACTGGAAGAGCTTAAGCAGCGTGGGCATGAAGTTATACCCTTCGGTTCCTTAGCTGAGAATGATTTAGAAGTCGATTGGCCTCTTAGCTGTAGTAAAGTTGCTTTGGCAGTAGCAACCCAAAAAGCAGATGAGGGAATTGTCTTTTGTTGGACTGGTACTGGTGCATCTATTGCCGCCAACAAAGTTTCAGGGATACGTGCAGCTTTATGTCATGATGCTGAAACTGCACGTGGGGCGCGTATTTGGAATCATGCGAATGTCTTAGTATTAAGTTTACGTTCAACTACAGAAGCGATCGCAAAAGAAATATTAGATGCTTGGTTTAGCACACCCTTTTCTGAAGATGAGTGGAACATTCTGCAAATGGAGCGGATTAGACAGTTAGAGAAGAGTGCTTTATTTCAGCAATCTTAG